A genomic segment from Cryptococcus gattii WM276 chromosome J, complete sequence encodes:
- a CDS encoding amino acid transporter, putative (Similar to TIGR gene model, INSD accession AAW43077.1~General amino acid permease AGP2), with amino-acid sequence METEAPKIYEMEDYDPKAAGSVNQTEIHISETEEGDIMRAKVLDSVNHRKLNARQIQLSSIAGAIGAALFVAIGSGVTAGPVALLIGFIFWATVVYSVAQCQLEIVSLFPLDGSFIRLAGRMVDPALGTMVGYNHFFAQTSFVIFEATVINTLVSYWGYSESPAILISVSLLLYLAINVYRADLFGEAEFWLALGKVLLAIGLILYTFITMVGGNPLKDRFGFRYWKDPGPWAGDSPSTRLESFINAVNTAGFCMGGPEYISMIAGEASDPRKTVPRAFKTITARLVVFFIGGALCVGILVPYNDPTLVTGDGTYAGGSPYVISMNRLKIPLLPSIVTAALLTCIVSGGNAYTFNASRSLHALALDGKAPAALRRLNKKGVPYLAVIVVMLLSCLAYLALGSTSAKVLNWILNFCTAATMLNWCVMAFTYVRFYSAMKAQDIDRKEFLPVYSKLQPFAGYWALFWACLFIWLQGYSVFLKGNWNVATFIFNYGIIALAGAIGLFFKIYQRTPYHRNKDVDLYSDLDFFDALDQHYQQEKDDLPPATVKDKIMAKLF; translated from the exons atggaaaCTGAAGCCCCAAAAATCTATGAGATGGAGGACTATGATCCAAAGGCGGCCGGGTCTGTCAACCAGACAGAGATCCATATCAGTGAAACAGAAGAGGGAGACATCATGAGAGCTAAGGTGCTTGACTCAGTCAACCATCGGAAGCTCAATGCCCGACAGATCCAACTTTCATCCATTGCAGGAGCTATCGGAGCTGCTTTATTTGTGGCCATCGGTTCAGGGGTCACTGCGGGACCTGTTGCTTTACTGATTG GCTTTATCTTTTGGGCCACAGTTGTTTACTCTGTCGCTCAATGTC AGCTGGAAATCGTCTCCTTATTTCCACTTGACGGATCTTTCATTCGTCTTGCCGGTCGAATGGTTGACCCTGCTTTAGGCACTATGGTTGGTTATAATCACTTC TTTGCCCAAACGTCATTCGTCATCTTCGAAGCTACAGTAATAAATACCCTCGTATCCTATTGGGGCTACTCCGAGTCGCCAGCCATCCTCATATCTGtctccctccttctctaTCTGGCGATCAACGTATATCGCGCGGACCTATTCGGTGAAGCTGAAT TTTGGCTTGCCCTTGGTAAGGTCTTACTAGCTATAGGCCTCATCTTGTACACATTCATCACCATGGTAGGGGGGAACCCCTTGAAAGA CCGTTTTGGCTTTAGATACTGGAAAGACCCCGGTCCCTGGGCTGGTGACTCCCCTTCCACACGCCTTGAATCATTCATCAACGCCGTTAACACTGCCGGTTTCTGTATGGGTGGACCCGAGTATATCTCGATGATTGCTGGTGAAGCATCCGACCCTCGAAAGACGGTGCCTAGGGCTTTCAAGACCATCACGGCTCGATTGGTTGTGTTTTTTATTGGGGGTGCTCTTTGTGTGGGTATCTTGGTGCCTTACAATGACCCAAC ACTTGTGACTGGCGACGGCACTTATGCTGGTGGCTCACCTTA TGTGATCTCAATGAATAGACTTAAAATTCCCCTCTTGCCCTCCATCGTCACCGCAGCCCTGCTAACTTGTATCGTCTCTGGCGGCAATGCCTATACCTTCAACGCCTCTCGAAGCTTGCACGCTTTGGCGCTTGACGGTAAGGCTCCTGCTGCGCTTCGTCGACTTAATAAAAA GGGTGTACCTTATCTGGCGGTTATTGTGGTGATGCTTCTCTCTTGCTTGGCCTACCTCGCCCTAGGATCTACTAGTGCAAAGGTTCTCAACTGGATTCTAAACTTTTGCACTGCTGCCACTATGCT CAACTGGTGTGTTATGGCATTCACCTATGTTCGCTTCTACAGTGCCATGAAAGCTCAGGACATTGACCGAAAAGAATTTCTTCCGGTGTACTCCAAGTTGCAGCCTTTTGCCGGTTACTGGGCCCTATTCTGGGCTTGCCTCTTCATTTGGCTCCAAGGATATTCAGTTTTTTTGAAAGGGAACTGGAATGTTGCTACATTCATTTTCAACTATGGTATT ATTGCTTTGGCTGGCGCGATCGGATTATTTTTCAAAATATACCAACGAACGCCTTACCATAGGAATAAAGATGTGGATCTTTATAGTGATCTTGACTTCTTTGATGCTCTTGACCAGCACTATCAGCAAGAAAAGGACGATCTGCCGCCAGCGACTGTCAAGGATAAGATTATGGCTAAGCTGTTTTAG
- a CDS encoding uncharacterized protein (Similar to TIGR gene model, INSD accession AAW43083.1) yields the protein MTKAASLTYLEASTPLEEIHKIIERDGGVIIGNFLSPELLQEAMRSIEPHFAVRGNYESKSTHQELGEDFFPSGSLRIYGLLGKIPEVITKISGYMLASTAALRLVPGAQKQPLHRDQIAYQVRPDLTNPLFTPMVGCLIAGSKCTKKNGATAVIPGSHLWGPERAPKVEECTYAEMEAGDALFTLGSCYHGAGENQCEKTDPDALRTLFAVFGQRDYFRQDQEEVLSTPLELARTFPEDILRIAGYYKAIGGVGYVEDHQDPVEFLKTGSNLGQFAPLVSKSYV from the exons ATGACCAAAGCAGCATCTCTTACTTACCTCGAAGCCTCTACCCCTCTCGAAGAGATTCACAAAATTATTGAGCGCGATGGCGGTGTTATCATTGGTAACTTCCTCTCGCCCGAGCTGCTTCAAGAAGCTATGCGCTCCATTGAGCCCCACTTTGCTGTCCGAGGCAACTATGAATCCAAGTCGACTCACCAGGAATTGGGCGAAGATTTTTTCCCTTCTGGTTCTCTCCGAATTTATGGCCTGCTTGGTAAAATCCCCGAGGTTATCACCAAGATT AGCGGCTATATGCTTGCCTCGACAGCTGCCCTCCGACTGGTTCCTGGTGCTCAGAAACAGCCTCTTCATCGG GACCAAATCGCCTACCAAGTTCGACCGGATCTTACCAATCCTCTTTTTACCCCCATGGTCGGCTGCCTCATTGCCGGGTCCAAGTGTACCAAGAAAAACGGTGCCACGGCTGTCATCCCTGGCTCTCACCTCTGGGGTCCTGAGCGTGCCCCCAAGGTTGAGGAATGTACTTACGCTGAGATGGAGGCTGGGGACGCCCTCTTCACTCTTGGATCATGCTATCACGGTGCAGGCGAGAACCAATGCGAAAAGACTGATCCAGATGCCTTGAGAACCCTTTTCGCTGTCTTTGGTCAGAGAGACTATTTCAGGcaagatcaagaagaagttCTCTCTACTCCGCTTGAGCTTGCTAGAACCTTCCCTGAAGATATTCTCAGGATCGCTGGCTACT ATAAGGCTATCGGAGGTGTTGGTTATGTCGAAGACCATCAGGATCCTGTCGAATTCCTCAAGACCGGCTCAAACCTCGGCCAATTCGCTCCCCTCGTCAGCAAGAGCTATGTTTGA
- a CDS encoding uncharacterized protein (Similar to TIGR gene model, INSD accession AAW43010.1): MSTAIADTLPMLPPIPNVPSVSMLSPPNTHPYPLSCPQSSYRPPHFRARQPYSFGQPFGPPLLPINLKRTSSMRDPPKGATDSPDVDVDRDRDRDREMTGTGSVHDQQQPPTPVTANSSKGKSRRRKDVQEADSEEHKDKRRKSAKSKPLPLAVPQIISPPKNESGSGSGSGPSTGGSSQSRATNKKVAHPVSSANPAANPPMGFAANREARREEGYDIYGAVPSPVVMGFDFKTIDGEQLKTVRDTLSIKEQQQALIAARRREAAGGSVVPPDTPKEFSREPSTYRTWKPSEVPSVSGVVFPTSGGVGRRREKIKDKVEKMSIVTGVSDKDVIPASKSAPLDQRLITQQANFEPPSGSQTALPFNALPSFSSSFHYRSDTRTAPISHSRTGAPGGEKERSDSHEFARQQQQGYYWRTESRGGPPMGNGRNFTVPGALPPRFDGPFSPPPPPPLARPSTQPHSHTYTHSHTGSSPSSPLQPLPIPPREAFLHPFNALYDSLLSYTTLQHHLSDLVSRASSLHAEQSVAVQEFRRTAGAAERLLASLQQSADSLREMVRYEVERKAREDRKEMEELKERLRRLEEREK, translated from the exons ATGTCCACCGCAATCGCTGATACACTACCCATGCTACCTCCTATCCCCAATGTCCCATCCGTCTCTATGCTATCACCACCCAACACCCACCCATACCCTCTTTCATGCCCTCAATCTTCTTACCGCCCGCCCCATTTCCGTGCTCGCCAACCATACTCTTTCGGCCAACCCTTCGGCCCTCCTCTATTACCGATCAACCTCAAAAGGACTTCAAGCATGAGAGACCCCCCCAAGGGAGCGACAGACTCGCCAGACGTAGATGTTGACCGCGACCGTGATCGTGACCGAGAAATGACTGGCACTGGATCGGTACATGACCAGCAGCAACCGCCAACGCCTGTGACTGCGAACAGCTCGAAAGGGAAGAGCAGGCGAAGAAAAGATGT CCAAGAAGCAGATAGCGAAGAACACAAGGATAAACGCCGGAAATCGGCAAAATCCAAACCTTTGCCTCTGGCCGTACCACAAATCATTTCTCCTCCAAAGAATGAGTCCGGTTCTGGCTCCGGTTCCGGACCGAGTACAGGTGGGAGCAGTCAGAGTCGAGCGACAAACAAAAAAGTTGCACATCCTGTCTCATCTGCAAACCCGGCTGCGAACCCACCAATGGGTTTTGCGGCGAATAGAGAGGCaaggagggaagaggggtATGACATTTATGGGGCGGTACCGAGCCCGGTAGTAATGGGTTTTGATTTCAAGACGATTGACGGGGAACAGCTCAAAACG GTTCGCGATACATTATCTATCAAGGAGCAACAACAAGCCCTTATTGCAGCCCGACGACGCGAAGCAGCGGGCGGTTCGGTAGTGCCACCTGATACACCAAAAGAATTTTCGAGGGAACCTTCGACATACAGGACGTGGAAACCATCTGAAGTGCCGTCTGTGTCCGGCGTTGTTTTCCCTACAAGTGGTGGTGtaggaaggagaagggagaagatTAAAGATAAAGTCGAGAAAATGAGTATTGTGACCGGGGTGAGCGATAAAGACGTCATCCCTGCTTCCAAG AGCGCACCCCTAGACCAACGACTGATCACGCAACAAGCAAATTTTGAACCACCTTCTGGTTCACAAACTGCCCTCCCATTTAACGCGCTTccttcattctcttcctcgtTCCATTACCGCTCCGATACCAGGACAGCGCCGATATCACACTCGCGGACTGGTGCACCGGGAGGGGAGAAGGAGCGAAGTGATAGCCACGAGTTTGCGcgacagcagcagcaaggGTATTACTGGCGGACTGAAAGTCGAGGTGGTCCTCCGATGGGCAATGGGAGAAACTTTACAGTGCCGGGAGCTTTACCACCCCGTTTTGATGGACCTTTTTCCCCACCGCCGCCACCACCTCTCGCTAGACCGAGCACCCAACCCCATTCTCACACCTACACCCATTCCCATACCGGTAGctcaccttcctccccaCTCCAACCTTTACCAATCCCCCCACGCGAAGCCTTTCTTCACCCATTCAACGCGCTGTACGATTCCCTTTTGTCCTATACGACTCTCCAACACCACTTGTCAGACCTTGTCTCGCGTGCGTCGAGCCTACATGCGGAGCAAAGTGTGGCGGTACAAGAGTTTAGGCGTACGGCCGGCGCAGCAGAGAGGTTGTTGGCGAGTTTGCAGCAGAGTGCAGACAGTTTGAGGGAGATGGTACGATATGAAGTGGAGAGGAAAGCAAGGGAGGAtaggaaggagatggaagagttgaaagagaggttgaggaggctcgaagaaagagaaaagtga
- a CDS encoding protein phosphatase inhibitor, putative (Similar to TIGR gene model, INSD accession AAW43084.1) codes for MSSASHTTNVGPFHLPRKPPRPFVSAHHRPPSPDHTTTDNIFRVLLISSGSVASIKIPNIVEELVKAGNIDIQIIATKASTHFYSQADVDRSVQSALNLSDEQMQDDVGVRIWTDEDEWSDWKKVGDPILHIELRRWADLVVVAPCSADLLAKIAGGLCDTLASSLLRALSPSIPVIICPAMNTHMYQHHLTAKHLAVVQDELGYIVSGPQGAGRLACGDDGPGKMTDWHDIVSLIQGFATMHQTQTLSLASLPIPSLSASIYRGEASINTSSSPPASADTSTHNPPHRLPYELSSNILLQKERGEGEHPTPVAPLPDLHPLSTEAALNGKKMPASVYAKNPDWEKLANDGGLWHRKWWIGI; via the exons ATGTCATCAGCCAGTCACACCACAAACGTAGGCCCATTCCATCTGCCTCGCAAACCTCCTCGCCCATTTGTCTCTGCCCACCACCgccctccttctccagaTCATACCACCACCGACAACATCTTCCGTGTCCTCCTCATTTCCAGTGGGAGTGTCGCTAGTATTAAAATACCCAACATCGTGGAAGAACTCGTCAAG GCAGGCAACATTGATATCCAAATCATTGCCACAAAAGCGTCAACACATTTCTACTCACAAGCAGACGTAGACAGATCTGTACAATCGGCGCTAAACTTGTCCGACGAGCAAATGCAAGATGATGTAGGAGTGAGAATATGGACTGACGAAGACGAGTGGTCG GACTGGAAGAAAGTCGGGGATCCGATCCTCCATATTGAA TTACGCCGTTGGGCGGACCTCGTCGTAGTAGCTCCATGTTCAGCCGACTTGCTCGCCAAGATTGCTGGTGGATTATGCGATACCCTTGCC TCATCCCTCCTCCGTGCCCTATCACCCTCTATACCAGTAATCATTTGCCCAGCAATGAACACCCACATGTACCAACACCACTTGACCGCGAAGCATCTCGCTGTTGTGCAAGATGAATTGGGATACATTGTTTCAGGACCACAAGGGGCGGGAAGACTTGCTTGCGGTGATGACG GCCCAGGCAAAATGACAGACTGGCACGATATCGTCTCCCTTATCCAAGGATTCGCAACTATGCACCAAACCCAAACATTATCCCTCGCCTCACTACCCATTCCTTCTTTATCTGCGTCTATATATCGGGGGGAAGCCTCTATAAAtacctcttcctctccccCTGCATCTGCAGATACGTCCACGCACAATCCTCCACATCGCCTTCCCTATGAATTAAGCTCAAACATTCTACTAcagaaggagagaggagaggggGAACATCCCACACCGGTTGCACCCTTACCAGATCTGCATCCTCTATCGACAGAAGCAGCGCTCAACGGTAAAAAGATGCCAGCATCGGTATATGCTAAAAATCCGGATTGGGAAAAGTTGGCGAATGATGGTGGGTTGTGGCATCGAAAGTGGTGGATTGGAATCTAA